DNA sequence from the Maribacter dokdonensis DSW-8 genome:
ATTTAGTATACTATTTTTCATCTGTTTAATTTTTTAAGTTGATATTCTTTTTTCCAGCTAAACAATACCGGAACTAAAAAGTATGAAGTGATATCTATAATCATTCCTCCAAATATTGGAATTGCCATAGGTATCATAATATCACTACCTTTTCCTGTGGATGTCAATACCGGTAGCAATGCCAATATTGTGGTTACGGTAGTCATTAAACAAGGACGAATACGTTTACCTGCAGCTTCTAAAGTTGCTTTTCTAATTCCGGTCTTATCCGTAGGTTTCTCACTATCAAATGTCTGGGTCAAATAGGTTGCCATGACCACGCCGTCATCTGTAGCAATACCGAACAAGGCAATAAAACCAACCCAAACGGCCACACTTAAGTTAATGGTCTTCATATTAAAAAGTGTGCGCAGATTTTCACCGAACAAGCTAAAATTGAAAAACCAATCTTGTCCGTAAAGCCAGATCATTACAAACCCGCCGGCAAAAGCAACTGCTATACCCGTAAACACCATTAAGGATGTGGTTACCGACCTGAATTGAAAATATAAGATCAAGAAAATGATCAATAATGCCATGGGCACCACAATAGAAAGGGTTTTCTCTGCTCTTAGTTGGTTTTCGTAAGTTCCCGTAAAGCGATAGCTTATACCTTGAGGTACCGTTAAGCTGCCTTCTTCAATTTTCTTATCAATTAAAGCTTGGGCACTCTCAACAACATTTACTTCGGCAAAACCATCTAATTTATCAAACAATACATAGCCTATTAAAAAAGTATCTTCACTTTTAATTACTTGCGGACCCTGTTCATACCTAATTGTAACTAGATCATCCAAGGGTACTTGAGACCCATTTTTTACAGGAACATATATGTTCTTTAAATCATCGGGATTGGACCTTAATTCCCTAGGGTAACGAACCCTTACCCCGTAACGCTCCCTTCCTTCAACGGTCTGTGTTAATGGCATACCCCCAACGGCAACCTGCAACACCTCTTGCACATCCATAATAGAAAGTCCATAACGCGCTAGCTGATCACGTTTAATATCAATTAGCAGGTATGGTTTACCAACAATACGATCTGCAAATACAGCTTGCTTTTTGACCCCATCTACTTCTTTTAAAATAGATTCCAATTGCAGCCCAAAATTCTCTATGGTTTTAAGATCAGGACCTTTCACCTTAATACCCATTGGAGCACGCATACCGGTCTGCAGCATTACAAGCCTGGTCTCTATAGGTTGTAATTTTGGGGCAGAAGTCACACCTGGAAATTTGGTCACTTTAACGATCTCGTTCCAAATATCATCTGGACTGTTAATTTCGGGGCGCCAATTTCTATAATATAATCCGTCTTCATCCGCTATCAGATCTTTATTTGTAGCAGTTGTCTTAAGCTGTGAAGCTTTGTAACTGGCGTCTTCATTAATCTGGTTATTCGGGTTAATGACAAACTGACCATTTTTGAGAACGAACAAGCCATCATTATTTACTTTGTAACGTTGTCTATCACCATTACTATTCCGCATATATTCAGACTTATACTGAATCATATTTTCATACATGGATAGCGGAGCTGGATCAAGTGCAGATTCCGTTCTACCAGACTTACCTACCACCGTCTCTATCTCAGGAATACCGGCAACGGCCATATCTAACTGCTGCAATACACGCTTATTCTCTTCTACACCGGCATGCGGCAAAGAAGTGGGCATTAAGAGGAAAGAACCTTCATTAAGTGCCGGCATAAATTCCTTACCCGTATTTTTCATGATCAAGAACCCCAATAGCAAAACAGTAGTGGGAATCGTTAAAAAGAGCAAACGATTTTTTAGTGCCCAACGTAGAATTTGATCATAATATCTTCTAAAAACTGCAAAAACCCCCAAAAGACCAAAGCAAATAATGGAGACAAAAATCAAGTTCAAAATAATACTTCGATCAAAACCAAGTGGTCTCCAATACGTTGCCAATAACATTACGATTGCTAAAGTAGAAACACCTATATTGATAAGATTTTCTTGGCTTGTAGAGATAAATGATTTCAACTTTAAAAAAGCAATTATCCCAAAGGCAACTAACAGCAATCCTAACCAAAAACCATATATAACTGCAGTGATACCCAGTATTACGAAAAGACCGTTTACAACATAGGCCGTACCTTTTTTTATATTTCTTTTTCTGAAAAGAAATGCGGCAATGGGCGGTATTAAGAAAAGTGCAATAACCAGTGATGCCGTTAATGCCATGGTTTTTGTAAATGCCAATGGCCTAAAAAGTTTTCCCTCTGCCCCTATCATGGTAAATACAGGCAAAAAGCTAATGATAGTGGTTAAAACTGCCGTTAGTATGGCTCCAGAAACTTCTGAAGTGGCATTATAAATAATTTCATTGGTAGTGTATTCCTCCCCATTGGCATTAAGGCGTAGTTTATCGTCCTCTTGATGTCTTATCATATTCTCCGCTAGGATTACACCTACATCTACCATAGTGCCAATAGCGATAGCTATTCCCGATAAGGCCACAATGTTAGCGTCTACATTAAATAGTTTCATTGCTATGAAAACCATTAATACGGCAACGGGCAATAATCCCGATATTAGGATAGATGCACGCAGATTATATACCATTACGATAATTACAAGAATGGTTATAAGAATCTCTAGGGTAAGCGCCTCATCCAAAGTATGCAAGGTTTCTTGAATAAGTTCCGTACGGTCATAAAACGGTACTATGGTCAATTGAGATGTACGACCGTCTTTTAATATTTTTGAAGGCAAACCAGAAGATATCTCTGTAATTTGTTCCTTTACATTGTTTATTACCTCTAACGGATTGGCGCCATACCTAGCCACTACAACTCCACCAACAACTTCTGCACCTTCCTTATCTAAAATACCTCTTCTAGTTTGTGGCCCCAAGTGAACGTTAGCTACATCCTTAACACGTATTGAAACAAAATCCTTTGAGGTAACTACGGCATTCTCTATATCTGCAATTGATTTTACATAGCCTAAACCTCTAACCAGATATTCCGCCTGGTTCATCTCTAAGGTTTGCACTCCAATATCCTGATTGGACTCCTTCACCGCTTTAACTACATCTCCCAATCCAATACCGTACTGCCTCATTTTTTCAGGCTCCACATCAATTTGATATTCCTGTACATACCCACCAATAGAAGCTACTTCAGATACTCCGCCAGCCGAGGCAAGACCGTACTTTACATAATAATCTTGTATGCTACGTAATTCTTGTAAATCCCATCCACCAGTTACATTGCCATCTTTATCACGCCCTTCTAAAGTGTACCAATAAATTTGTCCTAAACCTGTGGCATCTGGACCTAGAGTGGGATTTACTCCGTCCGGTAGCAGACCACTAGGTAGTGAATTTAGTTTTTCAAGAATTCTACTCCGTGTCCAGTAAAATTCAACATTTTCCTCAAAAATGATATATATACTGGAAAATCCGAACATAGATGAGCTACGGATAGTCTTAACCCCCGGTATACCCAATAGGGTTGTCGTTAATGGATAGGTAATTTGGTCCTCAATATCTTGAGGAGATCTACCTTCCCATTTACTAAAAACAATCTGTTGGTTTTCGCCAATGTCGGGAATGGCATCTACTGCTACCGGATTAGAAGGTAAAATACCCGTATTCCAATTAAAAGGAGTGCTTACAATACCCCAACATACAAACAAGACCAGTAACAATACAGCAACCAACTTGTTCTCTATGAGAAATTTAATGCTCTTATTTAGCATATATCATTGATATTAAATAGTTGAATTAAAAGTTTAGATGTTAAAACAATAACAAACAAAACATGCCCAAAACAGGTATCTTGTAGGGCTCAATTTCCGATCAAAAACCGGAACTATTTAATAAATCAAATTAAAAACGTCTGGTGCAGCACTTGCACATTCTGTTTGACAAACGGAGGGGAATAATCTTTATAGGAAAATTCATTAGAATCAATTCCTTGAAAAAGATTGATGTAAGAATACGTGAATGTAGCCACAAAAACCTGTTGATCAAAAGATAATTGATCAAATGATACTTTCATGCTTTCTGCTCCTTCAACATTCAATTGAGTATCTGTACAGCAAGATTTTTCGGTTATAGTGGTGTTCTCACAATCGGTTTTAACTTTTTCCATACCGCAAGTTTTCACTTGCTCCATGATAGAAAAATCAACCAACATATCTCCACAATAATGCATATCTACACTAAATGACATTGTAGATAAAAGCACTACAACTGCCATAACAACAGAGATAAATTTGTGAGCTAACATTTTCATTACATGCAAAATTACTAATTATCTTAATACAAAGGTGCTATTTTGCTAATTCTAATGATTTTATCCATCATAAAACAATCCAAATTAATCATTCACCATCTAAACAAATAGATGAACATCAACATTTTCTTCAGAAACAGTAAAAGTAAATTCATTACTATCTCAAGACCGTTCAACAAGGAAAAAAGAAAAAATTAGGATCAATAAAATAAAAACTTTATTTTAGTACCATAATTTAATAAGCGTGACAACGAAACCAAATTTTGTTCTCCTTTCTGAAAACAACACCTACTACGTAGAATACCTAATTGGGCATCTTGTTTTAGCCAACAGTATTACAGAAGCTGTTATTTTTGAGTCGCAATCCCAAGCACTTAAATTTCAAAAATACTTATATAAGCATTGTAGTGTAAGGTTCTCTGTGAACACCTTTATTGCCTAAAAGTTTAAGTTTATCATTTTTAAAATGGGTTAATTACTTCTTAAAGAGAAAAAGTATAATCAACCTAGAACGTATCTTACCTTAAAAAACATATGAAATATATTACCTGCTTTTTTATTTTTACCGCATTGGTTTCTTGCAAGTTATCGGATGATACCAATCCTATAGTTGTTGAACCAATTGATTATACTGAAATCAACGAAGAGCAAATTAATACGTATTTAGAAGATAATTTTCTTCAATCTCAAAAAACGGATTCTGGTCTACATTACATTATTGAAAACCAAGGAGAGGGCGCAAAACCTACAGCAACATCGAATGTAACCGTTGCTTACAAAGGATACTTACTTGATGGACGTGTTTTTGACCAAAATACGGATGGACTTACCATAGGATTAGACCAAGTGATTTCAGGGTGGACCGAGGGTATACCCTTATTTAATGAGGGAGGAAATGGCATATTACTTATACCGGCACACCTAGGTTATGGTAATTTTGATGTCAATGGAATACCAGGCGGTTCAGTATTAATATTTGAAGTTGAATTGATTTCGGTTAATTAAACGATAACGCTTCTACCTGCATTTTTACGGTTTTAACCTGGGTGACGGCTGCTTCCTGTTCCGTCCAAGCAAAGTACAAGGTCTCTTCCATAATTTCCATTTGAGGAAAACCGGATTTTCTAGAATCTACCATTTCGGTAATTACTTGTTGCTGAGATGTTTTCCCGTCCATAGTAATTGCCATTGCTTTGAACAATGCGGTCTTATCATTTGCTTCCATCCAACTCACAACAGCGGTTTCCTCATTTGCCCAAAGTACATCTACCCTACCCATTACCTTTCCCTCAACTATGGTAATAGGAGTTGAAAACTGAGCACCACCATCAGAGGAAAATACCAGTTGTACTTTTTGTTTGTTGCCCGCACCGGTAAACCAAGCTACGACCAAATTATTACCTAAAACATCAACTTTAGGACCGTTCACGGGGCATCCTTTAATCTGCCAATCATCTTCATGTATTACTTTAGGTGCCGACCACTCCCCGTTAACCTGACGAACTATACTTATATCACGAACTTCTTCATCTGATCGGTCCCTATAAATTACAATAGGGCCGTTATCGGTTATCGCGGAAGTTGTTTGGCAGCAATCGCAAGTCCTGTCATCTAATTCATATTCTTCAATTAGATTACCCGTTGCAGAAACTACACCACCACGCAGTGTCATTGCCCCGCGCTCCCCTACTTCCTTTGCTTCGGTATTTCTTCCATCTAGCCAATTCACAAAAAAATTGTTCTTATAAGGAACTATACTTACAAATCCATGTTCAGTGGGCGTGCCATCCGTATGCAAACGCAAATCTGTATTCCAATGTGTTTCTCCTTTTGGTTTCACGTTCATTTTAATATCATAAGAATACGTGCCAAGGCTAGATTTTTTTAAAACGTGAGACCAAAGGTTACCATTATTTTCAGAGATCATAGGATAATCTGCCCAATTCACGAACCAGTTTGTACCATTCAGTATATTTTCTGATTCTTGCCATTCACCATCCACTAATTCTGAATATTTTAAAGTGGTCAAAGTATCATCAACAGTTTCTACCCAAGACATTAAGGCAACATCTTTATTTACCATGATATGAGGTAAAGAGCTAGCCATGGCAGCAGGAGAAGTCATTTTTTGTACCAGTGGCAGTTGCTTATTGGGTTCCGGTTTAGTGGTTGAATTTTTGCACCCAAAACTGATACCTAAAACCAAAAATACAACAGCAGTACATATTAATTTACGCATTATTGAACAGCTCTAAGTTTTTCAATTATTTCTGGACTATCCCATTTTAAACCTCCATCAAAACGTAACACCTGATCACCTACTTCATTATAGATGAAGGTAGCCGGTAAGGCACTTACCCCTTTATTAGCATAGACACCATTAAATTTGATAAAATTCAGATTGAAGCCTCGTGCCTCTTTAAACTTTTCAATTTTTGCCACGGACTGGTCCGAAGCAAATAAGAATACATAATTTTCATTCTCTAATATAGCCTGTGCCTTTTCCATATCCGGCATTTCCGCTATACATGGCCTACACCACGTAGCCCAATAGTTTAAGAGAACGCGTTTGCCTTTATAATCGCTTAAGGAAATTGCATTGCCCTCCAAATCTTCATAGGTAGCAGTCAATTTCTTTTCAACTACACTACCTTCATTAACTGTTGCCTTTTGAGTGTTGGTGTTAACATCTTTACAACTTGCCATGGCAGTAGCCAAAACCATGATTACTAATGTTCTTAAATACATACCCAAATATAATATTATTAAGGTTCAAAACATTTAATATTGAACCAAAAAAAAACCGCCCTAATAGGCGGTTTTAATTTATTACCTAGTTTATTTATTTGATCTCAACAAGCTCTAGCTCAAAGGTCAAATCTTCACCGGCCAATGGATGATTTGCATCAACCACTATGTCATTTTCATTAACTTCTGCTACGCGCAATTGTCTTTCACTACCATCTGCATTAGTGGCCATTAAAGCCATATTTACTTTTGGCTCAATTTCCGCTGGTAATTCAGATTTTGGTACAGTTTGAAAAAGCTCTTTTTGCTTTTCCCCGTATGCATCTTCCTTAGCTATGACGATAGTCTTTTTCTCGTTAGGTTCCATATCCAACAAACCTTTTTCAAAACCGGGAATCAAACTACCTTGTCCTAATTTTACTTCAAGAGGTTCTCTGTCTACCGAACTATCAAATACCTGACCATCACTTAATTTTCCTGTGTAATGTACACGTACTTGACTATCTGCTTTTACTTTGCTCATACTATAAATTTCTACTATTTCACTTAATTAAGATACAAAGGTATTGTTCTTAGTAGGGAATAACGAAGATTATAGAAAAACCTTCCCTTTTTAGCCTCATCTTAACAAAAACAGCGTATAAAATCTTTAAACAGTAGGGAGATCGAATAAAAATCAACAAAAATTCAGCGAATAAAACTAGGCTTTTTACACCCTACTAAGTAAACAACTAAATTATTAGGTATATTTAGAAGACAATCAACCAACAATCAACTTATA
Encoded proteins:
- a CDS encoding efflux RND transporter permease subunit; the encoded protein is MLNKSIKFLIENKLVAVLLLVLFVCWGIVSTPFNWNTGILPSNPVAVDAIPDIGENQQIVFSKWEGRSPQDIEDQITYPLTTTLLGIPGVKTIRSSSMFGFSSIYIIFEENVEFYWTRSRILEKLNSLPSGLLPDGVNPTLGPDATGLGQIYWYTLEGRDKDGNVTGGWDLQELRSIQDYYVKYGLASAGGVSEVASIGGYVQEYQIDVEPEKMRQYGIGLGDVVKAVKESNQDIGVQTLEMNQAEYLVRGLGYVKSIADIENAVVTSKDFVSIRVKDVANVHLGPQTRRGILDKEGAEVVGGVVVARYGANPLEVINNVKEQITEISSGLPSKILKDGRTSQLTIVPFYDRTELIQETLHTLDEALTLEILITILVIIVMVYNLRASILISGLLPVAVLMVFIAMKLFNVDANIVALSGIAIAIGTMVDVGVILAENMIRHQEDDKLRLNANGEEYTTNEIIYNATSEVSGAILTAVLTTIISFLPVFTMIGAEGKLFRPLAFTKTMALTASLVIALFLIPPIAAFLFRKRNIKKGTAYVVNGLFVILGITAVIYGFWLGLLLVAFGIIAFLKLKSFISTSQENLINIGVSTLAIVMLLATYWRPLGFDRSIILNLIFVSIICFGLLGVFAVFRRYYDQILRWALKNRLLFLTIPTTVLLLGFLIMKNTGKEFMPALNEGSFLLMPTSLPHAGVEENKRVLQQLDMAVAGIPEIETVVGKSGRTESALDPAPLSMYENMIQYKSEYMRNSNGDRQRYKVNNDGLFVLKNGQFVINPNNQINEDASYKASQLKTTATNKDLIADEDGLYYRNWRPEINSPDDIWNEIVKVTKFPGVTSAPKLQPIETRLVMLQTGMRAPMGIKVKGPDLKTIENFGLQLESILKEVDGVKKQAVFADRIVGKPYLLIDIKRDQLARYGLSIMDVQEVLQVAVGGMPLTQTVEGRERYGVRVRYPRELRSNPDDLKNIYVPVKNGSQVPLDDLVTIRYEQGPQVIKSEDTFLIGYVLFDKLDGFAEVNVVESAQALIDKKIEEGSLTVPQGISYRFTGTYENQLRAEKTLSIVVPMALLIIFLILYFQFRSVTTSLMVFTGIAVAFAGGFVMIWLYGQDWFFNFSLFGENLRTLFNMKTINLSVAVWVGFIALFGIATDDGVVMATYLTQTFDSEKPTDKTGIRKATLEAAGKRIRPCLMTTVTTILALLPVLTSTGKGSDIMIPMAIPIFGGMIIDITSYFLVPVLFSWKKEYQLKKLNR
- a CDS encoding HYC_CC_PP family protein — encoded protein: MKMLAHKFISVVMAVVVLLSTMSFSVDMHYCGDMLVDFSIMEQVKTCGMEKVKTDCENTTITEKSCCTDTQLNVEGAESMKVSFDQLSFDQQVFVATFTYSYINLFQGIDSNEFSYKDYSPPFVKQNVQVLHQTFLI
- a CDS encoding FKBP-type peptidyl-prolyl cis-trans isomerase; the encoded protein is MKYITCFFIFTALVSCKLSDDTNPIVVEPIDYTEINEEQINTYLEDNFLQSQKTDSGLHYIIENQGEGAKPTATSNVTVAYKGYLLDGRVFDQNTDGLTIGLDQVISGWTEGIPLFNEGGNGILLIPAHLGYGNFDVNGIPGGSVLIFEVELISVN
- a CDS encoding TlpA family protein disulfide reductase, translated to MYLRTLVIMVLATAMASCKDVNTNTQKATVNEGSVVEKKLTATYEDLEGNAISLSDYKGKRVLLNYWATWCRPCIAEMPDMEKAQAILENENYVFLFASDQSVAKIEKFKEARGFNLNFIKFNGVYANKGVSALPATFIYNEVGDQVLRFDGGLKWDSPEIIEKLRAVQ
- a CDS encoding FKBP-type peptidyl-prolyl cis-trans isomerase, giving the protein MSKVKADSQVRVHYTGKLSDGQVFDSSVDREPLEVKLGQGSLIPGFEKGLLDMEPNEKKTIVIAKEDAYGEKQKELFQTVPKSELPAEIEPKVNMALMATNADGSERQLRVAEVNENDIVVDANHPLAGEDLTFELELVEIK